One Actinospica robiniae DSM 44927 genomic region harbors:
- the secY gene encoding preprotein translocase subunit SecY: MLSAFGRAFRTPDLRKKLLFTLGVMALFRVGSHIPAPGVDSAAIKACLGVSGASGNALGLINLFSGNALLQLSVFALGIMPYITASIILQLLTVVIPRLDALKKEGQAGQTKITQYTRYLTVGLAILQATGLVATARGNSAYLFGVQCSTPIIYPKVDTFGIAVMVAVMVAATSIIMWLGELITDRGVGNGMSLLMFTSIASQLPTQLWSIKSSSTLGGGWVVFFGVILIGIVLVGLVVFIEQGQRRVPVQYAKRMVGRRMYGGSSTYIPIKVNQPGVIPIIFASSLLQLPVLVVQFADPTFSHGWAQWIHNELGYNVQGYSGLYMAAYFLLILFFAFFYVAITFNPEEVADNMKKYGGFIPGIRAGKPTADYLNFILTRITWPGSMYLALIAIIPMIALAEFHTSNKFPFGGTSILILVGVGLETVKQIESQLQQHNYEGFLR, translated from the coding sequence GTGCTCTCTGCCTTCGGCCGGGCCTTCCGGACCCCGGACCTGCGCAAGAAGCTGCTTTTCACGCTCGGGGTCATGGCCCTGTTCCGGGTCGGCTCCCACATCCCGGCCCCCGGTGTGGACTCGGCCGCGATCAAGGCCTGTCTCGGCGTCTCCGGTGCCTCCGGCAACGCCCTCGGCCTGATCAACCTGTTCTCCGGCAACGCGCTGCTGCAGCTGTCGGTCTTCGCGCTCGGCATCATGCCGTACATCACCGCGTCGATCATCCTGCAGCTGTTGACGGTGGTGATCCCGCGCCTGGACGCCCTCAAGAAGGAGGGCCAGGCGGGTCAGACGAAGATCACCCAGTACACCCGGTACCTGACGGTGGGTCTGGCGATCCTGCAGGCGACCGGCCTGGTGGCCACCGCGCGCGGCAACAGCGCCTACCTCTTCGGCGTGCAGTGCTCGACCCCGATCATCTACCCGAAGGTCGACACGTTCGGCATCGCGGTCATGGTCGCGGTCATGGTCGCGGCCACCTCGATCATCATGTGGCTGGGCGAGCTGATCACCGACCGCGGCGTCGGCAACGGCATGTCCCTGCTGATGTTCACCTCGATCGCCTCGCAGCTGCCGACCCAGCTGTGGTCCATCAAGTCCTCCTCCACCCTCGGCGGCGGCTGGGTGGTCTTCTTCGGAGTCATCCTGATCGGCATCGTGCTGGTCGGCCTGGTGGTCTTCATCGAGCAGGGCCAGCGCCGGGTGCCGGTGCAGTACGCCAAGCGCATGGTCGGCCGCCGGATGTACGGCGGCTCCTCGACCTATATCCCGATCAAGGTGAACCAACCGGGTGTCATCCCGATCATCTTCGCCTCCTCGCTGCTCCAGCTGCCGGTGCTCGTGGTCCAGTTCGCCGACCCGACCTTCTCGCACGGCTGGGCCCAGTGGATCCACAACGAGCTCGGCTACAACGTCCAGGGCTACTCGGGCCTGTACATGGCCGCGTACTTCCTGCTGATCCTGTTCTTCGCCTTCTTCTACGTGGCCATCACGTTCAACCCCGAAGAAGTCGCGGACAACATGAAGAAGTACGGTGGCTTCATCCCGGGCATCCGCGCGGGCAAGCCGACCGCCGATTACCTGAACTTCATCCTGACCCGGATCACCTGGCCCGGATCGATGTACCTGGCGCTGATCGCGATCATCCCGATGATCGCCCTCGCGGAATTCCACACCAGCAACAAGT
- the rplO gene encoding 50S ribosomal protein L15 translates to MSEQEKQHVLKVHHLRPAPGAKTPKTRVGRGEGSKGKTAGRGTKGTKARYQVPERFEGGQMPLHMRLPKLGGFKNHFRVEYQVVNLAKLAELYPQGGDVTVADLVAKGAVRKNELVKVLGTGEISVALNVKVDAYSASAKTKIAAAGGSAEELGAK, encoded by the coding sequence ATGTCGGAGCAGGAGAAGCAGCACGTGCTCAAGGTGCACCACCTGCGGCCCGCCCCGGGTGCCAAGACGCCGAAGACCCGGGTGGGTCGCGGTGAGGGCTCCAAGGGTAAGACCGCCGGTCGCGGTACCAAGGGCACCAAGGCCCGTTACCAGGTGCCGGAGCGCTTCGAGGGCGGGCAGATGCCGCTGCACATGCGGCTGCCCAAGCTCGGCGGGTTCAAGAACCACTTCCGGGTCGAGTACCAGGTGGTCAACCTGGCCAAGCTGGCCGAGCTCTACCCGCAGGGCGGCGACGTCACCGTCGCCGACCTGGTGGCCAAGGGCGCGGTGCGCAAGAACGAGCTCGTCAAGGTGCTCGGCACCGGCGAGATCTCGGTCGCGCTGAACGTCAAGGTCGACGCGTACTCCGCGTCCGCCAAGACGAAGATCGCCGCCGCCGGCGGCAGCGCCGAGGAACTCGGCGCCAAGTAA
- the rpmD gene encoding 50S ribosomal protein L30, whose amino-acid sequence MAKLKITQVRSKIGTKQNHRETLRSLGLKRINDVVIKEDRPEFRGMVHTVRHLVEVEEVD is encoded by the coding sequence ATGGCCAAGCTGAAGATCACGCAGGTCCGGTCGAAGATCGGCACGAAGCAGAACCACCGCGAGACGCTGCGGTCGCTCGGCCTCAAGCGGATCAACGACGTGGTGATCAAGGAGGACCGGCCGGAGTTCCGCGGCATGGTCCACACGGTCCGCCACCTCGTCGAAGTTGAGGAGGTCGACTGA
- the rpsE gene encoding 30S ribosomal protein S5 yields MPGPQRRGGAPGGQGRGEGGERRDRRDRRNQDSTPAAEKTAYVERVVTINRVAKVVKGGRRFSFTALVVVGDGDGTVGVGYGKAKEVPAAIAKGVEEAKKHFFKVPRIQGTIPHPIVGEAAAGVVMLKPASAGTGVIAGGAVRAVLECAGIHDVLSKSMGSDNAINVVHATVAALKGLVRPEEIAARRGLPLEDVAPAALLRARAGVGA; encoded by the coding sequence ATGCCCGGACCCCAGCGCCGCGGTGGCGCCCCGGGTGGCCAGGGTCGTGGTGAGGGTGGAGAGCGTCGGGACCGTCGCGACCGCCGGAACCAGGACTCCACCCCGGCCGCCGAGAAGACCGCCTACGTCGAGCGCGTCGTGACCATCAACCGCGTGGCCAAGGTCGTGAAGGGCGGACGTCGGTTCTCCTTCACCGCCCTGGTCGTCGTGGGCGACGGCGACGGCACCGTCGGTGTCGGCTACGGCAAGGCCAAGGAGGTGCCGGCCGCCATCGCCAAGGGCGTGGAGGAGGCCAAGAAGCACTTCTTCAAGGTGCCGCGCATCCAGGGCACCATCCCGCATCCGATCGTCGGCGAGGCCGCGGCCGGCGTCGTGATGCTCAAGCCGGCCTCCGCCGGTACCGGTGTGATCGCCGGCGGCGCCGTGCGCGCCGTGCTCGAGTGCGCGGGCATCCACGACGTGCTGTCCAAGTCCATGGGCTCGGACAACGCGATCAACGTGGTGCACGCCACCGTCGCCGCGCTCAAGGGCCTCGTGCGTCCCGAGGAGATCGCGGCCCGCCGCGGCCTGCCGCTCGAGGACGTGGCCCCGGCCGCTCTGCTGCGCGCCCGCGCGGGAGTGGGTGCCTGA
- the rplR gene encoding 50S ribosomal protein L18 has protein sequence MAYGYKIAKGNAKKSVALKRRHIRVRKRVNGTEERPRLVVTRSNRHMVAQVVNDKLGHTLASASTMEAGLRSADGKKVDLSREVGKLVAERAKAAGVSTVVFDRAGNKYHGRVAAVAEGAREAGLDF, from the coding sequence ATGGCGTACGGTTACAAGATCGCCAAGGGCAACGCCAAGAAGTCGGTCGCGCTCAAGCGCCGGCACATCCGGGTGCGCAAGCGCGTCAACGGCACCGAGGAGCGTCCGCGCCTCGTCGTGACCCGCTCCAACCGGCACATGGTGGCCCAGGTCGTCAACGACAAGCTCGGCCACACGCTGGCCTCCGCCTCCACCATGGAGGCCGGGCTGCGTTCGGCCGACGGCAAGAAGGTGGACCTGTCCCGCGAGGTCGGCAAGCTCGTCGCCGAGCGCGCGAAGGCCGCCGGCGTCTCCACGGTCGTGTTCGACCGGGCCGGCAACAAGTACCACGGCCGGGTGGCCGCGGTCGCCGAGGGCGCCCGCGAAGCCGGACTGGACTTCTGA
- the rplF gene encoding 50S ribosomal protein L6, with protein MSRIGRLPIPVPAGVEVSIDGSDVTVKGPKGTLSHTVVNPISVEKAEDGTLQVTRPNDERAAKERHGLTRTLINNMIIGVTTGYSKVMEISGVGYRVTAKGSSLEFALGYSHPILVDPAEGISFTVEAPTRFVVSGIDKQLVGETAANIRKLRKPDPYKAKGVRYQGEVIRRKVGKAGK; from the coding sequence ATGTCTCGTATTGGACGGCTGCCGATCCCGGTCCCGGCCGGCGTCGAAGTCAGCATCGACGGAAGCGACGTGACGGTGAAGGGCCCGAAGGGCACCCTGAGCCACACCGTCGTCAACCCGATCTCGGTGGAGAAGGCCGAGGACGGCACCCTGCAGGTGACCCGTCCCAACGACGAGCGCGCCGCCAAGGAGCGCCACGGCCTGACCCGTACCCTGATCAACAACATGATCATCGGCGTGACCACCGGCTACTCGAAGGTCATGGAGATCTCCGGTGTCGGTTACCGCGTCACGGCGAAGGGCTCCAGCCTGGAGTTCGCGCTCGGCTACTCGCACCCGATCCTGGTGGACCCGGCCGAGGGCATCTCCTTCACCGTCGAGGCCCCGACCCGGTTCGTGGTCTCCGGCATCGACAAGCAGTTGGTCGGTGAGACGGCTGCGAACATCCGCAAGCTGCGCAAGCCCGACCCCTACAAGGCCAAGGGCGTGCGGTACCAGGGTGAAGTCATCCGCCGCAAGGTCGGAAAGGCTGGTAAGTAG
- the rpsH gene encoding 30S ribosomal protein S8: MTMTDPIADMLTRLRNANSAYHDQVTMPSSKLKARIAEILKQEGYIAGYAVEDLEVGKNLIIDLKFGPNRERSIAGIKRISKPGLRVYAKSTNLPKVLGGLGVAIISSSSGLLTDRQAAKKGVGGEVLAYVW; this comes from the coding sequence ATGACCATGACTGACCCGATCGCAGACATGCTCACGCGTCTGCGCAACGCCAACTCGGCGTACCACGACCAGGTCACCATGCCGTCCTCCAAGCTGAAGGCTCGCATCGCCGAGATCCTCAAGCAGGAGGGCTACATCGCCGGCTACGCCGTCGAAGACCTCGAGGTCGGGAAGAACCTGATCATCGACCTCAAGTTCGGCCCGAACCGCGAGCGGTCGATCGCCGGCATCAAGCGCATCTCCAAGCCGGGTCTGCGCGTCTACGCCAAGTCCACCAACCTGCCGAAGGTGCTCGGCGGGCTCGGCGTCGCCATCATCTCCTCGTCGTCCGGTCTGCTGACCGACCGACAGGCCGCCAAGAAGGGCGTAGGCGGAGAAGTCCTCGCCTACGTCTGGTAA
- a CDS encoding type Z 30S ribosomal protein S14 has product MAKTALINKANRKPKFKVRGYTRCQKCGRPHSVYRKFGLCRVCLREMAHAGELPGVTKSSW; this is encoded by the coding sequence ATGGCGAAGACAGCGCTGATCAACAAGGCGAACCGCAAGCCGAAGTTCAAGGTGCGCGGCTACACCCGGTGCCAGAAGTGCGGCCGTCCGCACTCGGTGTACCGCAAGTTCGGCCTGTGCCGGGTCTGCCTGCGCGAGATGGCGCACGCGGGCGAGCTGCCCGGCGTGACCAAGTCGAGCTGGTAG
- the rplE gene encoding 50S ribosomal protein L5: MTVTDEQTKVAPRLKERYRAEIAPAMREQFKYENVMQIPGVTKVVVNMGVGDAARDSKLIEGAIRDLQAITGQKPAVTKARKSIAQFKLREGQPIGTHVTLRGDYMWEFLDRLVSIALPRIRDFRGLSPKQFDGKGNYTFGLNEQSMFHEIDPDRIDRVRGMDITVVTTAKNDAEGRALLKLLGFPFKEA; this comes from the coding sequence ATGACCGTGACCGACGAGCAGACCAAGGTCGCGCCGCGCCTGAAGGAGCGGTACCGCGCCGAGATCGCCCCGGCGATGCGCGAGCAGTTCAAGTACGAGAACGTCATGCAGATCCCGGGCGTGACGAAGGTCGTCGTGAACATGGGTGTCGGCGACGCCGCCCGTGACTCGAAGCTGATCGAGGGCGCCATCCGCGACCTGCAGGCCATCACCGGCCAGAAGCCGGCCGTGACCAAGGCCCGCAAGTCCATCGCGCAGTTCAAGCTGCGCGAGGGCCAGCCGATCGGCACCCACGTCACCCTGCGCGGGGACTACATGTGGGAGTTCCTGGACCGCCTGGTCTCGATCGCGCTCCCGCGCATCCGTGACTTCCGCGGCCTGTCGCCGAAGCAGTTCGACGGCAAGGGCAACTACACCTTCGGTCTCAACGAGCAGTCGATGTTCCACGAGATCGACCCCGACCGGATCGACCGGGTCCGCGGTATGGACATCACGGTCGTGACCACCGCTAAGAACGACGCCGAGGGCCGCGCGCTGCTCAAGCTGCTCGGCTTCCCCTTCAAGGAGGCCTGA
- the rplX gene encoding 50S ribosomal protein L24, translating into MPKQKIRKGDLVQVIAGKDKGLQGKVIVALPKDGKVIVEGVNRVKKHTKVGQTARGSQTGGIITTEAPIQVSNVMLVVEHEGKKVVTRVGFRREEQERRLPDGTTKTVTRSVRFAKKTGEAI; encoded by the coding sequence ATGCCGAAGCAGAAGATCCGCAAGGGCGACCTGGTCCAGGTCATCGCCGGCAAGGACAAGGGCCTGCAGGGCAAGGTCATCGTGGCGCTGCCCAAGGACGGCAAGGTCATCGTCGAGGGCGTGAACCGGGTCAAGAAGCACACCAAGGTCGGCCAGACCGCGCGTGGCTCGCAGACCGGCGGCATCATCACGACCGAGGCTCCGATCCAGGTCAGCAACGTGATGCTGGTGGTGGAGCACGAGGGCAAGAAGGTCGTCACCCGCGTCGGTTTCCGGCGTGAGGAGCAGGAGCGCAGGCTCCCGGACGGCACGACCAAGACGGTCACGCGTTCCGTGCGGTTCGCGAAGAAGACCGGAGAGGCGATCTGA
- the rplN gene encoding 50S ribosomal protein L14, giving the protein MIQQESRLRVADNTGAKEILCIRVLGGSSRRYAGIGDVIVATVKDALPGAGVKKGDVVKAVVVRTVKERRRPDGSYIRFDENAAVLIKDGGDPRGTRIFGPVGRELRDKRYMRIISLAPEVL; this is encoded by the coding sequence GTGATTCAGCAGGAATCGCGGCTGCGGGTCGCCGACAACACCGGTGCTAAGGAAATCCTGTGCATCCGGGTTCTCGGTGGCTCGAGCCGCCGCTACGCGGGCATCGGCGACGTCATCGTCGCCACCGTCAAGGACGCGCTTCCGGGCGCCGGCGTGAAGAAGGGCGACGTCGTCAAGGCCGTCGTCGTGCGCACGGTCAAGGAGCGTCGCCGTCCGGACGGCTCGTACATCCGCTTCGACGAGAACGCGGCCGTCCTGATCAAGGACGGCGGGGACCCGCGCGGTACCCGTATCTTCGGCCCGGTCGGCCGTGAGCTGCGTGACAAGCGCTACATGCGCATCATCTCGCTCGCGCCGGAGGTGCTCTAA
- the rpsQ gene encoding 30S ribosomal protein S17 — MSNEVTNVAETAEQRGARKTREGLVVSDKMDKTVVVSVEDRVKHRVYGKVIRRTSKLKAHDEQNSCGIGDRVLLMETRPLSATKRWRVVEILEKAK; from the coding sequence ATGAGCAACGAGGTGACCAACGTGGCGGAGACCGCCGAGCAGCGTGGCGCGCGCAAGACCCGTGAGGGCCTTGTCGTGTCGGACAAGATGGACAAGACCGTCGTCGTGTCGGTCGAGGACCGGGTCAAGCACCGCGTGTACGGCAAGGTCATCCGCCGTACCAGCAAGCTCAAGGCCCATGACGAGCAGAACAGCTGTGGCATCGGCGACCGCGTGCTGCTCATGGAGACCCGGCCGCTCTCGGCGACCAAGCGCTGGCGCGTGGTCGAGATCCTGGAGAAGGCCAAGTAA
- the rpmC gene encoding 50S ribosomal protein L29, giving the protein MAAGTATQELRELSDEALVDKLREAKEELFNLRFQQATGQLENHGRMKAVKADIARVYTIQRERELGITTSDGAA; this is encoded by the coding sequence ATGGCAGCCGGAACCGCTACGCAGGAGCTGCGTGAGCTGTCGGACGAGGCTCTGGTGGACAAGCTCCGCGAGGCCAAGGAGGAGCTGTTCAACCTCCGTTTCCAGCAGGCCACCGGCCAGCTGGAGAACCACGGCCGGATGAAGGCCGTCAAGGCGGACATCGCCCGGGTCTACACGATCCAGCGCGAGCGCGAGTTGGGCATCACCACGTCGGACGGTGCCGCATGA
- the rplP gene encoding 50S ribosomal protein L16 — MLIPRRVKHRKQHHPDRHGASKGGNELNFGEYGIQALTPAYVTNRQIESARIAINRHIRRGGKVWIQIFPDRPLTKKPAETRMGSGKGSPEWWVANVKPGRVLFELSYPNEKVAREALLRASHKLPLKCRIIKREAGEI; from the coding sequence ATGCTGATCCCCCGCAGGGTCAAGCACCGCAAGCAGCACCACCCGGACCGCCACGGTGCGTCGAAGGGCGGCAACGAGCTGAACTTCGGCGAGTACGGCATCCAGGCGCTGACCCCGGCGTACGTGACGAACCGGCAGATCGAGTCGGCGCGTATCGCGATCAACCGGCACATCCGCCGTGGCGGCAAGGTCTGGATCCAGATCTTCCCGGACCGTCCGCTGACCAAGAAGCCGGCCGAGACCCGGATGGGTTCCGGCAAGGGCTCGCCCGAGTGGTGGGTCGCGAACGTCAAGCCGGGTCGGGTGCTGTTCGAGCTCTCCTACCCCAACGAGAAGGTCGCTCGGGAGGCTCTGCTGCGCGCGTCGCACAAGCTGCCGCTCAAGTGCCGGATCATCAAGCGCGAGGCAGGTGAGATCTGA
- the rpsC gene encoding 30S ribosomal protein S3 has translation MGQKVNPHGFRLGITTDFKSRWYADKMYKAYVKEDVEIRKLMTKGMERAGISKVEIERTRDRVRVDIHTARPGIVIGRRGAEAERIRGELEKLTGKQVQLNILEVKNPEMDAQLIAQGVAEQLSSRVAFRRAMRKAIQTTMKAGAKGVKVQVSGRLGGAEMSRSEQYREGRVPLHTLRANIDYGFYEARTTFGRIGVKVWVYKGDVTSLSAARAAAAAEQRRPSTGGRDDRRGGDRPRGGRPARGGERGGRGGERRTENTAPAATEAPAAEAVAVAEAPKEG, from the coding sequence ATGGGCCAGAAAGTCAACCCGCACGGGTTCCGCCTCGGTATCACCACCGACTTCAAGTCGCGCTGGTACGCCGACAAGATGTACAAGGCGTACGTCAAGGAAGACGTCGAGATCCGCAAGCTCATGACCAAGGGCATGGAGCGGGCCGGCATCTCCAAGGTCGAGATCGAGCGCACCCGCGACCGCGTCCGCGTGGACATCCACACGGCGCGTCCGGGCATCGTGATCGGCCGGCGCGGCGCCGAGGCCGAGCGCATCCGCGGTGAGCTGGAGAAGCTCACCGGCAAGCAGGTGCAGCTCAACATCCTCGAGGTGAAGAACCCCGAGATGGACGCCCAGCTCATCGCGCAGGGCGTGGCCGAGCAGCTCTCCTCGCGAGTCGCGTTCCGGCGCGCCATGCGCAAGGCGATCCAGACGACCATGAAGGCCGGCGCCAAGGGCGTGAAGGTCCAGGTCTCCGGACGTCTGGGCGGCGCGGAGATGTCGCGTTCCGAGCAGTACCGCGAGGGCCGCGTGCCCCTGCACACGCTGCGCGCGAACATCGACTACGGCTTCTACGAGGCCCGTACCACCTTCGGCCGGATCGGCGTGAAGGTCTGGGTCTACAAGGGCGACGTCACCTCGCTCAGCGCGGCGCGTGCCGCGGCCGCCGCCGAGCAGCGGCGCCCGTCCACCGGCGGTCGTGACGACCGTCGTGGCGGCGACCGTCCGCGCGGCGGGCGTCCGGCCCGCGGCGGCGAGCGCGGCGGACGCGGCGGCGAGCGCCGTACCGAGAACACCGCTCCGGCGGCGACCGAGGCCCCCGCGGCCGAGGCCGTCGCGGTTGCCGAAGCACCGAAGGAGGGCTAG
- the rplV gene encoding 50S ribosomal protein L22: protein MAENKAKDLADNQALAQARHVRMTPMKVRRVVDQVRGVPVEQALDYLRFAPWAAAEPVYKCVASAAANARNNKQLHGDLVITAAYVDEGPTLKRFRPRAQGRAYRIRKRSSHITIVVEQSEVAAKKGRTR, encoded by the coding sequence GTGGCTGAGAACAAGGCCAAGGACCTGGCGGACAACCAGGCGCTCGCGCAGGCCCGCCACGTCCGGATGACCCCGATGAAGGTCCGTCGCGTGGTGGACCAGGTCCGCGGCGTCCCGGTGGAGCAGGCGCTGGACTACCTGCGCTTCGCCCCCTGGGCCGCAGCCGAGCCGGTCTACAAGTGCGTCGCCTCGGCGGCCGCCAACGCCCGCAACAACAAGCAGCTCCACGGCGATCTGGTCATCACGGCCGCCTACGTGGACGAGGGCCCGACGCTCAAGCGGTTCCGTCCGCGCGCCCAGGGCCGTGCGTACCGTATCCGCAAGCGTTCGAGCCACATCACCATCGTGGTCGAGCAGTCCGAGGTCGCCGCGAAGAAGGGCAGGACCCGGTAA
- the rpsS gene encoding 30S ribosomal protein S19, with protein MPRSLKKGPFVDDHLIKKVDAQNEKNTHNVIKTWSRRSMIVPAMLGHTIAVHDGRKHIPVFVTESMVGHKLGEFAPTRTFKGHVKDDRRSRRG; from the coding sequence ATGCCGCGCAGTCTCAAGAAGGGTCCCTTCGTGGACGACCACCTGATCAAGAAGGTGGACGCCCAGAACGAGAAGAACACCCACAACGTCATCAAGACGTGGTCTCGGCGCTCGATGATCGTCCCGGCGATGCTGGGCCACACGATCGCCGTGCACGACGGCCGCAAGCACATCCCGGTGTTCGTCACCGAGTCGATGGTCGGCCACAAGCTGGGCGAGTTCGCCCCGACCCGCACCTTCAAGGGTCACGTGAAGGACGATCGGAGGTCGCGCCGTGGCTGA